A single genomic interval of Camelina sativa cultivar DH55 chromosome 11, Cs, whole genome shotgun sequence harbors:
- the LOC104723945 gene encoding aspartic proteinase CDR1-like, whose product MASLFSSVLLSLCLLSSPFLSNANAKPKLGFTADLIHRDSPKSPFYNPTETPSQRLRNAIHRSVNRVFHFTEDASLNSPQTEITSNGGEYLMNVSLGTPPFPIMAIADTGSDLLWTQCKPCDDCYTQDDPLFDPNASSTYKDVPCSSSQCSALENQASCSTDGSTCSYSMSYGDHSYTEGNLAADTLTLGSTNNRPVQLKNVIIGCGHNNSGTFNEKGSGIIGLGGGAVSLVTQLGDSIDGKFSYCLVPLSSETDKTSKINFGTNADVSGTGVVSTPLIAKSSETFYYLTLEAISVGSKKIPFQGSDSGSGEGNIIIDSGTTMTLLPTEFYKELEDVVASSIDAEKQKDPQGVLSLCYSATSDLKVPVITMHFDGADVKLDSSNIFVQISQDLVCFAFRASPSLSIYGNLSQMNFLVGYDTVSKKVSFMPTDCAKM is encoded by the coding sequence ATGGCCTCCCTATTCTCTTCAGTTCTCTTGTCTCTTTGTTTACTCTCCTCACCTTTTCTCTCAAACGCTAACGCCAAACCAAAACTAGGCTTCACCGCCGATCTGATCCATCGCGATTCTCCTAAATCGCCTTTCTATAACCCGACGGAAACCCCTTCCCAGCGGTTGAGAAACGCTATCCACCGATCTGTTAACCGTGTTTTTCATTTCACTGAGGATGCATCACTTAACTCACCACAAACTGAGATCACCTCAAATGGCGGTGAATATCTCATGAACGTATCCCTTGGGACACCTCCTTTTCCGATCATGGCCATCGCTGACACCGGAAGTGATCTCCTCTGGACGCAGTGCAAACCTTGTGATGATTGTTACACTCAAGACGATCCTCTCTTTGACCCTAACGCGTCGTCCACATACAAAGACGTTCCTTGCTCCTCAAGCCAATGTAGTGCTCTTGAAAATCAAGCCTCCTGTTCCACAGATGGCAGCACTTGCTCTTACTCCATGTCTTACGGGGATCATTCATACACAGAGGGTAACCTTGCCGCGGACACCTTAACGTTAGGCTCCACCAATAACCGCCCCGTGCAGCTTAAAAATGTAATCATCGGCTGTGGTCACAACAACTCTGGAACGTTTAACGAAAAGGGCTCTGGAATCATCGGACTTGGTGGTGGTGCGGTTTCGCTCGTTACTCAACTCGGTGACTCGATCGACGGTAAATTCTCATACTGCTTGGTCCCTTTATCTTCTGAAACTGATAAAACGAGCAAGATCAACTTCGGAACCAATGCCGACGTCTCGGGAACCGGAGTTGTTTCAACTCCTTTGATCGCCAAGTCTTCAGAGACCTTCTATTACCTAACCCTAGAAGCCATTAGCGTGGGAAGCAAGAAAATTCCATTCCAAGGCTCAGACTCTGGAAGCGGCGAGGGAAACATCATTATCGATTCCGGCACAACTATGACGTTGTTACCCACCGAATTTTACAAGGAGCTCGAGGATGTGGTTGCGTCCTCAATCGATGCTGAGAAGCAGAAGGATCCACAGGGAGTTTTAAGTCTGTGTTACAGCGCAACCTCTGATCTGAAAGTGCCAGTCATTACTATGCATTTTGATGGAGCAGATGTGAAGCTAGACTCCTCCAATATATTTGTACAAATCTCGCAGGATTTGGTTTGCTTTGCCTTCCGTGCGAGCCCGAGCTTATCCATATACGGGAACTTGTCGCAGATGAACTTTCTTGTTGGTTACGACACCGTTTCTAAGAAGGTCTCATTTATGCCAACGGATTGTGCAAAGATGTAG
- the LOC104723944 gene encoding GDSL esterase/lipase At5g33370 isoform X1, producing MTKSVANLALVGFCMLQVMSLLVPQANARAFLVFGDSLVDNGNNDFLATTARADNYPYGIDFPTHRPTGRFSNGLNIPDLISEHLGQESPMPYLSPMLKKEKLLVGANFASAGIGILNDTGIQFLNIIRITKQLEYFEQYKLRVSGLVGEEEMNRLVNGALVLITLGGNDFVNNYYLVPFSARSRQFSLPDYVVFIISEYRKVLRKMYDLGARRVLVTGTGPMGCVPAELAQRSRNGECATELQRAASLFNPQLVQMITDLNNEVGSSAFIAANTQQMHMDFISDPQAYGFVTSKVACCGQGPYNGIGLCTPLSNLCPNRDLFAFWDPFHPSEKASRIIAQQILNGSPEYMHPMNLSTVLTVDLMT from the exons ATGACGAAGTCGGTGGCGAATTTGGCTCTAGTAGGGTTCTGCATGCTGCAAGTAATGAGCTTACTTGTGCCGCAAGCCAACGCTAGGGCTTTCCTAGTGTTCGGAGATTCCCTCGTGGACAATGGTAACAATGACTTCCTAGCTACCACTGCTCGTGCCGATAACTACCCTTATGGTATCGATTTCCCAACTCACCGTCCTACCGGCCGTTTCTCCAATGGTCTTAACATTCCAGATCTCATCA GTGAGCATTTGGGTCAAGAGTCTCCAATGCCGTACCTCAGTCCTATGCTGAAGAAGGAAAAACTATTAGTCGGCGCTAACTTCGCCTCCGCCGGTATTGGAATCCTTAACGACACGGGAATCCAGTTT CTGAACATAATTAGGATCACGAAGCAGCTTGAGTACTTCGAGCAGTACAAGCTCCGAGTGAGTGGgttggttggagaagaagagatgaatcgGCTCGTGAATGGAGCTCTTGTCTTAATTACACTCGGAGGCAACGATTTCGTCAACAACTACTACTTGGTCCCTTTCTCTGCAAGATCTCGTCAATTCTCTCTTCCTGACTACGTTGTCTTTATCATTTCTGAATACCGCAAAGTCCTACGG AAAATGTACGATTTGGGTGCTCGACGTGTCTTGGTGACTGGAACAGGGCCGATGGGTTGCGTCCCGGCCGAGCTGGCTCAACGTAGCCGCAACGGCGAGTGTGCTACAGAACTACAACGAGCCGCCTCACTATTCAACCCACAACTCGTTCAAATGATAACTGACCTCAACAACGAAGTTGGATCTTCGGCCTTCATTGCCGCTAATACTCAACAAATGCACATGGACTTTATCAGCGACCCACAAGCATACG GTTTCGTCACGTCGAAGGTGGCTTGTTGTGGACAAGGGCCGTACAATGGGATAGGGCTATGCACACCATTATCAAATCTTTGCCCAAACAGAGATCTCTTTGCCTTTTGGGATCCTTTTCACCCATCAGAAAAAGCAAGTAGAATcattgctcaacaaatcctcaatGGCTCTCCAGAATATATGCATCCCATGAATCTTAGCACCGTCCTCACCGTTGATCTCATGACCTGA
- the LOC104723944 gene encoding GDSL esterase/lipase At5g33370 isoform X2, whose product MTKSVANLALVGFCMLQVMSLLVPQANARAFLVFGDSLVDNGNNDFLATTARADNYPYGIDFPTHRPTGRFSNGLNIPDLISEHLGQESPMPYLSPMLKKEKLLVGANFASAGIGILNDTGIQFLNIIRITKQLEYFEQYKLRVSGLVGEEEMNRLVNGALVLITLGGNDFVNNYYLVPFSARSRQFSLPDYVVFIISEYRKVLRKMYDLGARRVLVTGTGPMGCVPAELAQRSRNGECATELQRAASLFNPQLVQMITDLNNEVGSSAFIAANTQQMHMDFISDPQAYGGLLWTRAVQWDRAMHTIIKSLPKQRSLCLLGSFSPIRKSK is encoded by the exons ATGACGAAGTCGGTGGCGAATTTGGCTCTAGTAGGGTTCTGCATGCTGCAAGTAATGAGCTTACTTGTGCCGCAAGCCAACGCTAGGGCTTTCCTAGTGTTCGGAGATTCCCTCGTGGACAATGGTAACAATGACTTCCTAGCTACCACTGCTCGTGCCGATAACTACCCTTATGGTATCGATTTCCCAACTCACCGTCCTACCGGCCGTTTCTCCAATGGTCTTAACATTCCAGATCTCATCA GTGAGCATTTGGGTCAAGAGTCTCCAATGCCGTACCTCAGTCCTATGCTGAAGAAGGAAAAACTATTAGTCGGCGCTAACTTCGCCTCCGCCGGTATTGGAATCCTTAACGACACGGGAATCCAGTTT CTGAACATAATTAGGATCACGAAGCAGCTTGAGTACTTCGAGCAGTACAAGCTCCGAGTGAGTGGgttggttggagaagaagagatgaatcgGCTCGTGAATGGAGCTCTTGTCTTAATTACACTCGGAGGCAACGATTTCGTCAACAACTACTACTTGGTCCCTTTCTCTGCAAGATCTCGTCAATTCTCTCTTCCTGACTACGTTGTCTTTATCATTTCTGAATACCGCAAAGTCCTACGG AAAATGTACGATTTGGGTGCTCGACGTGTCTTGGTGACTGGAACAGGGCCGATGGGTTGCGTCCCGGCCGAGCTGGCTCAACGTAGCCGCAACGGCGAGTGTGCTACAGAACTACAACGAGCCGCCTCACTATTCAACCCACAACTCGTTCAAATGATAACTGACCTCAACAACGAAGTTGGATCTTCGGCCTTCATTGCCGCTAATACTCAACAAATGCACATGGACTTTATCAGCGACCCACAAGCATACG GTGGCTTGTTGTGGACAAGGGCCGTACAATGGGATAGGGCTATGCACACCATTATCAAATCTTTGCCCAAACAGAGATCTCTTTGCCTTTTGGGATCCTTTTCACCCATCAGAAAAAGCAAGTAG
- the LOC104723943 gene encoding probable aminopyrimidine aminohydrolase, mitochondrial — MRFLFSTRLINNNSLGLLRSPRTAAPICSLWIPIKSPVFRSATSPMAAAAFSSAMAITPNSEEALARKLWIKFNRESLFSIYSPFAVCLAAGSLKIDTFRQYIAQDVHFLKAFAHAYELAEECADDDDDKLAISDLRKSVMEELKMHDSFVQDWDLDISKEVSINSATLKYTEFLLATASGKVEGCKAPGMLDTPFEKTKVAAYTLGAVTPCMRLYAFLGKEFGALLDPSDVKQPYKKWVDNYSSDAFQASAKQTEDLLEKLSVSMTGEELDIIEKLYQQAMKLEVEFFHAQPLAQPTIVPLLKNHSKDDLVIFSDFDLTCTVVDSSAILAEIAIVTAPKDELSRSGLQIHRMLSSDLRNTWNLLSKQYTEHYEECIENILNKEKADKFDYEGLCKALEQLSDFEKQANNRVIESGVLKGLNLEDIKRAGERLILQDGCINVFQKILETENLNAKVHVLSYCWCGDLIRAAFCAGGVDAVEVHANEFTFEESISTGEIERKVESPINKAQQFKSILENGKDINEKKSPLTVYIGDSVGDLLCLLEADIGIVVGSSSSLRRVGTHFGVSFVPLFSGIVQKQKQQTEEESSSTWKGLSGTLYTVSSWAEIHSFALGW, encoded by the exons ATGCGCTTCCTCTTTTCCACGCGCCTCATCAATAATAACTCGCTTGGTCTCCTCCGATCTCCACGCACCGCCGCGCCGATCTGTTCTCTCTGGATTCCCATCAAGTCTCCGGTCTTCAGATCGGCGACTAGTCCAATGGCGGCGGCCGCCTTCTCTTCAGCGATGGCGATTACTCCTAACTCGGAAGAAGCTCTTGCAAGGAAGCTCTGGATCAAGTTTAACAGAGAGTCCCTCTTCTCTATCTACAGCCCATTCGCCGTCTGTTTAGCCGCCGGAAGCCTCAAAATCGACACATTTCGTCAGTATATTGCACAGGATGTTCATTTCCTCAAGGCGTTTGCTCACGC GTATGAGTTGGCCGAAGAGtgtgctgatgatgatgatgataaattgGCAATTTCTGACTTGAGAAAAAGCGTGATGGAAGAATTGAAAATGCATGACTCATTTGTACAG GATTGGGATTTAGACATCAGCAAAGAAGTAAGTATAAACTCAGCAACTTTGAAATACACTGAGTTCTTGTTAGCTACAGCATCCGGAAAAGTAGAAGGATGCAAAGCTCCCGGCATGCTTGATACTccatttgaaaaaacaaaagttgctgCCTACACGCTTGGTGCTGTGACACCTTGCATGAGGTTGTATGCCTTTCTCGGTAAGGAGTTTGGAGCACTTCTTGATCCGAGTGATGTGAAGCAACCCTACAAGAAATGGGTCGATAATTATTCTAGTGATGCTTTCCAG GCATCAGCCAAGCAAACTGAAGACTTGCTTGAGAAGCTTAGTGTCTCTATGACTGGTGAAGAATTGGACATAATTGAAAAATTGTATCAACAGGCTATGAAACTTGAAGTAGAGTTTTTCCATGCCCAACCTCTTGCTCAGCCTACCATAGTTCCACTGTTGAAGAACCATTCAAAAGATGATCTGGTGatcttttctgattttgatcTGACTTGCACCGTTGTGGATTCTTCTGCTATTTTAGCGGAAATAGCAATTGTAACTGCCCCAAAAGATGAATTGAGTCGATCTGGACTACAAATACATCGAATGCTCTCATCTGACCTTAGGAACACCTGGAATCTACTTTCTAAGCAATACACGGAGCATTATGAAGAATGCATAGAGAATATTCTGAATAAGGAAAAAG CGGACAAGTTTGACTACGAGGGTTTATGTAAAGCACTAGAGCAGCTCTCAGATTTTGAGAAACAGGCAAACAATCGAGTGATCGAGTCTGGTGTACTAAAGGGCCTGAATCTCGAAGACATTAAGCGAGCTGGGGAAAGGTTAATTCTTCAAGATGGCTGCATCAATGTCTTCcagaaaattttagaaactgAGAATCTAAATGCAAAAGTTCATGTGCTTTCGTATTGTTGGTGCGGTGACCTGATAAGGGCAGCCTTTTGTGCAG GCGGAGTCGATGCAGTGGAAGTACATGCTAATGAATTCACATTCGAGGAATCCATCTCGACTGGTGAAATCGAGAGAAAGGTGGAATCCCCGATCAACAAAGCTCAACAGTTCAAAAGTATCCTAGAAAATGGAAAGGATATCAACGAGAAGAAAAGCCCCCTGACTGTTTATATTGGAGATTCAGTAGGTGACTTGCTGTGTCTCCTCGAAGCAGATATAGGAATAGTGGTTGGCTCAAGCTCGAGTCTCAGGAGAGTGGGAACCCATTTTGGGGTCTCATTTGTGCCTTTGTTTTCTGGAATCGttcagaaacagaaacaacaaactGAAGAAGAATCCTCATCAACCTGGAAAGGACTCTCTGGCACTCTTTACACAGTTTCCAGCTGGGCCGAAATTCATTCCTTTGCACTTGGATGGTAG
- the LOC104723947 gene encoding phosphoenolpyruvate/phosphate translocator 1, chloroplastic isoform X1 produces the protein MQSSAVFSLSPSLPLLKPRRLSLRHPVTAASSNLNDLDVSPNVVSIPSLSRRSWRLSSSDSPLRAWSGVPSSISRSLDTNRFKTAATAVPESADEGEKSGKLSKILELGLLFAMWYLFNIYFNIYNKQVLKALHAPMTVTLVQFAVGSVLITIMWALNLYKRPKITGAQLAAILPLAVVHTLGNLFTNMSLGKVSVSFTHTIKAMEPFFSVLLSAMFLGEAPTPWVIGAIIPIVGGVALASISEVSFNWAGFTSAMASNLTNQSRNVLSKKVMVKKDDSLDNITLFSIITLMSLVLMAPVTFFSEGIKFTPSYIQSVGVNVQQIYTKSLIAALCFHAYQQVSYMILARVSPVTHSVGNCVKRVVVIVSSVIFFKTPVSPVNAFGTGIALAGVFLYSRVKGIKPKPKTA, from the exons ATGCAGAGCTCCGCcgtgttttctctctctccgtcGCTCCCTCTCCTAAAACCACGGCGGCTCTCTCTTCGCCACCCCGTAACCGCCGCTTCTTCGAACCTCAACGATCTCGACGTTTCTCCAAATGTTGTCTCTATTCCTTCTTTATCTCGTCGGTCTTGGCGTCTCTCTTCATCTGATTCGCCTCTCCGAGCTTGGTCCGGTGTCCCTTCTTCGATCTCTCGGTCCTTGGACACGAATCGTTTCAAAACCGCCGCTACTGCAGTTCCTGAGAGCGCTGACGAAGGAGAGAAGAGTGGGAAATTGTCGAAGATACTAGAACTTGGCTTGTTGTTTGCTATGTGGTACCTTTTCAATATCTACTTCAACATCTACAATAAGCAG GTTTTGAAAGCTCTGCACGCTCCAATGACTGTCACTTTGGTTCAGTTTGCTGTCGGTAGTGTTCTCATTACGATCATGTGGGCTCTTAACCTGTACAAGAGACCCAAGATCACTGGTGCCCAG TTAGCGGCCATCTTGCCGCTTGCCGTTGTGCACACACTTGGTAATCTGTTTACGAACATGAGCCTCGGGAAAGTTTCTGTTTCCTTTACTCACACCATTAAAGCCATGGAgcctttcttctctgttttgttgtcTGCTATGTTTCTTGGGGAG GCGCCTACTCCGTGGGTAATTGGTGCCATTATACCAATTGTTGGTGGAGTTGCACTTGCTTCAATTTCAGAGGTCTCATTTAACTG GGCTGGATTTACGAGTGCAATGGCGTCAAACTTGACTAACCAATCCCGTAATGTGCTGAGTAAGAAAGTCATGGTTAAGAAAGAT GATTCTCTGGACAACATCACGCTCTTCTCCATTATAACATTGATGTCTCTCGTTCTGATGGCTCCTGTGACCTTCTTCTCTGAAGGCATCAAGTTCACTCCTTCATACATTCAGTCAGTT GGTGTGAATGTTCAACAAATATACACAAAGTCTCTTATTGCTGCACTCTGCTTCCACGCGTACCAGCAg GTTTCGTACATGATATTGGCGAGAGTATCACCTGTTACACATTCTGTTGGAAACTGCGTGAAACGTGTTGTGGTTATTGTGAGCTCTGTTATCTTCTTCAAGACACCTGTCTCGCCTGTTAATGCTTTTG GAACTGGAATCGCCCTTGCAGGTGTCTTCTTATACTCCAGAGTGAAGGGTATCAAGCCAAAGCCGAAGACTGCTTAA
- the LOC104728170 gene encoding LOW QUALITY PROTEIN: uncharacterized protein LOC104728170 (The sequence of the model RefSeq protein was modified relative to this genomic sequence to represent the inferred CDS: substituted 2 bases at 2 genomic stop codons), producing the protein MSNMQTVRVTENAFLDFQLLIVADQDYHSHVTCPITTMAFQGLCPSIPNQTSLTPFLIWIIYQFIEISMILSTDSPYIYCRSYLMMLIRWNHGVFLYRKFVSGVFTNCRCNFRISTGECPLTQWNGRFTWVFDPGIDGGINLLDEIEIGDRIRFLWMLTMSDDGDAFSLPWLEYFISSNDYMGCGVYGSKFMVATFIEDDDDTSVMGRKKAANDCDRDVISFPWSKNFTSMQREIVITKWQQWARQFQHIVLSFKRQEYESFQATFLFFLLTRVMRKTFWSFIYKVIANYKYPIRLMASMINPLLHRNXVXFPFFVSIVVYEWFMYNLNSL; encoded by the exons ATGTCTAACATGCAAACCGTTCGTGTTACAGAAAATGCAT ttttagattttcaattatTAATAGTGGCAGATCAAGATTATCATTCTCACGTAACTTGTCCCATTACGACGATGGCTTTTCAGGGACTGTGTCCATCAATTCCAAATCAGACTTCGCTCACGCCATtcctaatttggattatttatcAATTCATTGAGATTTCAATGATCCTCTCGACAGATTCACCATATATCTATTGTCGCTCCTACCTTATGATGTTGATTCGATGGAATCATGGTGTCTTTCTTTATAGAAAGTTTGTTTCCGGTGTGTTCACTAACTGCCGGTGTAATTTCCGGATATCAACCGGTGAATGTCCTCTTACCCAATGGAATGGACGTTTTACATGGGTTTTTGATCCAGGAATCGATGGAGGAATCAATCTACTTGATGAAATCGAAATCGGAGATCGGATTAGATTTCTTTGGATGTTAACTATGTCTGATGATGGTGATGCTTTCTCATTACCCTGGTTGGAATATTTCATTTCGTCAAATGATTATATGGGTTGTGGAGTATATGGTTCTAAATTTATGGTGGCAACTTTCattgaggatgatgatgacacGAGCGTGATGGGAAGAAAAAAGGCGGCGAATGACTGTGATAGAGATGTTATCTCTTTCCCTTGGTCAAAAAATTTTACTTCTATGCAAAGGGAAATCGTGATCACAAAGTGGCAACAATGGGCAAGGCAATTTCAGCATATCGTATTGAGCTTCAAAAGACAAGAGTATGAATCATTTCAAGcaacatttctattttttcttttaactagaGTAATGCGAAAAACATTTTGGAGTTTCATCTATAAGGTGATAGCCAATTACAAGTAT CCTATAAGGCTTATGGCAAGCATGATCAATCCACTCCTTCACCGAAATTAAGTTTAATTTCCTTTCTTTGTATCAATCGTTGTATATGAATGGTTCATGTATAATTTAAACTCtttatga
- the LOC104723947 gene encoding phosphoenolpyruvate/phosphate translocator 1, chloroplastic isoform X2: MQSSAVFSLSPSLPLLKPRRLSLRHPVTAASSNLNDLDVSPNVVSIPSLSRRSWRLSSSDSPLRAWSGVPSSISRSLDTNRFKTAATAVPESADEGEKSGKLSKILELGLLFAMWYLFNIYFNIYNKQVLKALHAPMTVTLVQFAVGSVLITIMWALNLYKRPKITGAQLAAILPLAVVHTLGNLFTNMSLGKVSVSFTHTIKAMEPFFSVLLSAMFLGEAPTPWVIGAIIPIVGGVALASISEVSFNWAGFTSAMASNLTNQSRNVLSKKVMVKKDDSLDNITLFSIITLMSLVLMAPVTFFSEGIKFTPSYIQSVGVNVQQIYTKSLIAALCFHAYQQVSYMILARVSPVTHSVGNCVKRVVVIVSSVIFFKTPVSPVNAFGTGIALAGVFLYSRVKGIKPKPKTA, translated from the exons ATGCAGAGCTCCGCcgtgttttctctctctccgtcGCTCCCTCTCCTAAAACCACGGCGGCTCTCTCTTCGCCACCCCGTAACCGCCGCTTCTTCGAACCTCAACGATCTCGACGTTTCTCCAAATGTTGTCTCTATTCCTTCTTTATCTCGTCGGTCTTGGCGTCTCTCTTCATCTGATTCGCCTCTCCGAGCTTGGTCCGGTGTCCCTTCTTCGATCTCTCGGTCCTTGGACACGAATCGTTTCAAAACCGCCGCTACTGCAGTTCCTGAGAGCGCTGACGAAGGAGAGAAGAGTGGGAAATTGTCGAAGATACTAGAACTTGGCTTGTTGTTTGCTATGTGGTACCTTTTCAATATCTACTTCAACATCTACAATAAGCAG GTTTTGAAAGCTCTGCACGCTCCAATGACTGTCACTTTGGTTCAGTTTGCTGTCGGTAGTGTTCTCATTACGATCATGTGGGCTCTTAACCTGTACAAGAGACCCAAGATCACTGGTGCCCAG TTAGCGGCCATCTTGCCGCTTGCCGTTGTGCACACACTTGGTAATCTGTTTACGAACATGAGCCTCGGGAAAGTTTCTGTTTCCTTTACTCACACCATTAAAGCCATGGAgcctttcttctctgttttgttgtcTGCTATGTTTCTTGGGGAG GCGCCTACTCCGTGGGTAATTGGTGCCATTATACCAATTGTTGGTGGAGTTGCACTTGCTTCAATTTCAGAGGTCTCATTTAACTG GGCTGGATTTACGAGTGCAATGGCGTCAAACTTGACTAACCAATCCCGTAATGTGCTGAGTAAGAAAGTCATGGTTAAGAAAGAT GATTCTCTGGACAACATCACCCTCTTCTCAATTATAACATTGATGTCTCTCGTTCTGATGGCTCCTGTGACCTTCTTCTCTGAAGGCATCAAATTCACTCCTTCATACATTCAGTCAGTt GGTGTGAATGTTCAACAAATATACACAAAGTCTCTTATTGCTGCACTCTGCTTCCACGCGTACCAGCAG GTGTCGTACATGATATTGGCGAGAGTATCACCTGTTACACATTCTGTTGGAAACTGCGTGAAACGTGTTGTGGTTATTGTGAGCTCTGTTATCTTCTTCAAGACACCTGTCTCGCCTGTTAATGCTTTTG GAACTGGAATCGCCCTTGCAGGTGTCTTCTTATACTCCAGAGTGAAGGGTATCAAGCCAAAGCCGAAGACTGCTTAA